The genomic stretch CAATTTTGACAGATTGGCAGATGATATAAGTATAGTAATATCGTCGTTGCAGTTAAAAGATTTCACATTAGCAGGACACTCAACTGGAGGAGCAATTTCGATTCGATATATGGCTCGGTATCAAGGTTATGGAGTTTCCAAACTTGTTCTTATAGGCGCTGCATCTCCGACTAGTGTTGAGAAAGAAATTGCAAATAATTTCATTACAGAATCCCTTAATGATCGCCCTAAAATGTTGCAGGGGGTAACAGATCTCTTTTTCTTCCAGAAAATATCCGGCCCATTCTCGGACTGGATATTTCAGTTGGGATTACAAGCAGCTAGTTGGTCGACCACTGCAATCATGAGTACATTAAGAGATGAGAACGTGTACAATGATCTTGATAAAATATTAGTGCCTACACTAATTATTCATGGCATACATGATAAAATCGTTCCGTTTACTAAAGCACAGGAAACAAATAATTTAATAAAAAATTCACAACTTGTACCATTTCAATACAGCGGTCATGGTTCATTTTGGGAAGAACGTGACAAGTTTAACCAGCTATTGATACAATTTATTGACTAATATAACATTTTAGGTAACGAATAATTAAATAGGGGTTGTTCCATCAGCTCCTACGTTTTGTTCAACTAACGCA from Arthrobacter citreus encodes the following:
- a CDS encoding alpha/beta hydrolase, with product MGYYITVEPGVNIYVEDVNPKGNKTILFIHGWPLNHKQFEYQFNVLPAMGYRCIGVDWRGYGNSDKPFGGYNFDRLADDISIVISSLQLKDFTLAGHSTGGAISIRYMARYQGYGVSKLVLIGAASPTSVEKEIANNFITESLNDRPKMLQGVTDLFFFQKISGPFSDWIFQLGLQAASWSTTAIMSTLRDENVYNDLDKILVPTLIIHGIHDKIVPFTKAQETNNLIKNSQLVPFQYSGHGSFWEERDKFNQLLIQFID